The following DNA comes from Rosa rugosa chromosome 5, drRosRugo1.1, whole genome shotgun sequence.
aaataaggatgtttgaaGATGTATTTTCGAATTTGGCTTGaggaaattaaaaggaaaatgaaaatggagcagcccaagcccattggCCCAACAGGAGGGGCAACTTAGACATTTCACAATTAAATTTGGGGAGAGGTATAAAAGGGGAAACCttctctcaaaaccctagcctcTTCCTCATTTTccttcagctctctctctctctactcgagactctctctctctaccctctCGCCGGAAATCGTCGTCGCCGGAACCTCATCCtttaccaaaatttccagattttcttctcttccttccctctttccatttctctaaccaaaatcaagaaatttggcCATCCAACCCTCCAAAAACCTTAGAACCCGAAGCTAAATTGGggctttttgtgatttcttctttccaagttCAAATCAAGGTATTATCCATCCTAATCAAGCCTCTATTCCTTCGATCTATACATCTTTCTTATCAAATTCGATTTTTTGATTtccatttttgatttttggtgcATGAACCCGATTTTCCCTAAACCAAGAGGCTAGGCTAtgggtttggcaaggatttgtggtaaggatctacccatgcaaccttgtttcgCAATTTTTGGTGGTGATATTGATGTTGGACGaatttgtaggtgaagaaggccaatGAGGAGGATTAGGCCAtgagttttgaagaagaaagggtaaggaatgggttttggacaaaccctagaatttttggaatttatttggttgattttgattttgttgagatattgttgttgttggaaaaattgtgaaaattagatatttgaagagagtttaattagtaggattttttggtctaattttcaaaggattggaaattgGTGTTGAAGATTTTGGTGATTATTGTTGTGTagttttggccaaaagaaaaagaaaaggaagaagaaaagaaatgtttttgtttttggaagaaaaagaaaatgaagaaaatggtaaaagtttgattaaatgagttttaccttggtaaattggtaaaaaagtgaagaaggtgaaagtaaaggtaaattcggtaaaaaggaggtaaaaggtAAAAGTGTAAGTGTGGAGGTGAAATTCATGGTAaaagtgaaaaggtgaaaaaggagaagtaaattggtaaaagtgaaagtaaaactttatttataattatttacttatttatttttgataaataagaaataatggtaaataagggaatacttggtcaaaagtcagaagtcaaagtcaacggtcaaaagtcaactccgagagTTGACCAGGGTTGACCAACCTCGTAAAATgtgaggatcgactcgactttggtcgctcgAATTGGCGATAGTTTAGCGGAGCGATAAGgacgtttttcctttttaagaaagaagttagtttcccaaattggtaaaggttaaaagaagtaattaatggtctcattgaaataaaaaggaatacttagagttgatcatgatgtttacctggataattacttacaaactaagtaatggtttaggaaacacgatcgttaaggaagcttaagcggaaagcaccagagtgtggaatacgccggcatttccaggtagggtgagctgtcccctccttgttagaggcttttcagtatatgtggaatgttatactaagatagtatgttgcctgcaagaacgtttttggttgttcattagtcgatgcctcgtgatacatgtgttttcagaactgataattacaaattgtgaaaaccgaggctagacttgcatgttgagatactgtacccattgtatgtttgtacttgtgacctgaaagtgaatgggacctagacgcgtagattcctaaggatcccacggtgtcgataaccgtgaacctccggagggggccgtgctcctatgtttgtcgaggaagagtgagtacagacagtgaaccagtcataggagactcagggccaggaaatggacactttcgctacttgtagtcatacAGACTATAGAGTAGTTGTCCGGTTCTCGaattcaggacgaaccaggtcggtcaccgatttgatTTATATTGGCCGGCAgataagtatctcggagctccaagttgtgtgaagcatactgcatatattttatgaaagaaaacaaatgtttgtggttgcctcttttcttaaagcatttttcgataaacgtgcacaatattatgtagtaaatattttcaagtatattatttttcaaacctagcatggttgggtcggcccctactgcgcatgcgaggacgaaagctcacccctactatagtgtgcaggtttcgaggatgtggtcgggaagcgtacaggggaagcacatggcccggcttggcgcatttctctttagttttatcaaaaggaaggttttggtcccttattggattttgaagtagcttagttatttattttcttactaatttatttgtttatttgttttctattcGCTCATCTACAAAATTTcgagagacccgtaaccctggggcgcgtctctcatacttgtttttacttcgtgattcgttattttccaaattgggctcctattgtaagcccaaatcttttagctcactttaaattccgcttgcgaaaatatgttgttcggttgatagaatgttttgtgacttttgtccaagaaagtgttttgtaaaccaacaacctaaactcaaaaggccttgcggtttcgggttgatgagctatcgagatgccattcgtgacatgtcgattccttattggctcggagtcgcggcgctgtgggaccccatCTCGGGTCACCACACTGCACCGAAGCTGTGCACTGATTTTGGGTTGAAGATGGTGTTTGGGCTGGGCTTGGGGCACCCTTCTCTGTTGGGCCTGGAGCTGGTCTTCCTCTCTCATGGAGCTGCCCTCTTAGGCTTTTATTTGGGCTGGGGTGTTTTGCCTTAGGCCCATTTCTATGTTTTAGTttatctaattacaataatttcctttttaGGAACCTATGCTCTTTTGTGCACCCTATGTACCTCTAgagcctctggagtagtaccgaaagaGGACTCTCGCTATGTCTACGTACTtaattgtctaatgagtgggtctatatATAGCTATgcaccattgtgggtactaccactagcttcttgtctacGGCTGAAGTGTATGTagtggcctattctggcttgtgatgcaGTATATTGACACccgatttgggtttgattcaaaaaaaaaaaaatttacttttgAGTCATGCATCATCATATTTATGTGAGATTTAGAGCAAGTCCAATAACATTACctaaaattttattattttgtcaAAAATATGCCTCAAAGTTATTTTACCTAACTATtttttaagggctaaatactggttactaccctgtggtttagatccaaaatcaattcagtccctggacttctaatttcatcaaaaacacccccgtactttcaattttaatctaataggtccaattcattaATCTTCAGTTGTGGGTTCCAGTTATAATTGGGTTATTTGtttaaaaactttttatttgatagatttctaatagtgggactaactcctaaattgactatgcatactacctcaacaccacatcataaaacataggccctATATGAGCCACGTCCCAGCAAGTTAACGGACTCAATTAACCGAAAACTAACAGATTGGACCTattatatcaaaattgaaagtgcaggggtgtttttgatgaaattaaaagttcaaggactgaattgattttggacccacactacagggtagtaatcagtatttagtatggctgtcaatgggtcgtgtcgggttgggttcgtgttacgtcccgaacccaaattcacccgtttactggtcatttggacggtaaacgacaactactttcactttgactgtcgtttcagcacttttagtggccctaaaagttgactttttgttcgggtcagaatttgagaaaaatttcttcacaaaagttgtagaggacgttaaaccgagcgcatGCATATGTGATACGtagaaatcagagttcgtatgcgaaagttatgagcgaattaaggaagttactgttcatggtaagtagtatatatatttgaaaaagTTACTATGGCCGgtaagtttttttctttctctttctctttccttcCTCCCGCGTTTTCTCCCTCTCCTCGGCGctctctgcaactccggccaTCTCCCTCTTCCGGCCACCTGGGAGCGAACAACCGGCACCGGTCGACTCCTCTACTCGTACCCAACCCCCCACGGCGGTAACTCACGGCGGCTTGGCCGGAAAATGACGCATCGGGTCCTtgaagtttcactgtagcagtttggaATTTCCGTCGATTTCCGACGATgccggccgtctccggccaccaaactggCGTCGAAGGTTGGGTTTTTGCcggtgatcatttcccctaaggtcatTCACTTCAACTTGCTGCGTGGAAGACGAATCGAGGAAATTCCCAAACCTAGGGTttggaatttctgggtttttcttcaCCGGTTGATTTCGActgtttcaaggtaaaattagatgatgttgtagttgaatgaatggttgggtttgttgagtagaagctactgtccaaatttggtggccatcggaggtggtggccgccggcgcgtgggccccactcgccgccactgtgggtggcgcgtagggctgacatttaattccaatttttagcccattaaatcctataatttgagtagagcttgtttatgaagtttggtaatttttggaggagtttggaattgtttgtgaattttgaaagtgtggagtttcggttgttgatttgtgggaatccggccttcggatttcccttattccgtcatggaataccttaatcgacggattgatataaatggtgaagtttggcttgacgtcgaaaggagttggagttgctagtttacgtggggttttcgggattcaatatagaatcgtattgttttatcgaattgttgtttacggaatacaattgtgtacaggacgagatactgactcatcgctcgacgaggatccttacgcttggataccacgctagccgtatactgtgagtggacgtttgtttttgaatattgatgcatgcatttatttctctaaagtaatgctttatttaattatcattttttatattttgagcatatgaTGATTTGCTATCCttactgattttggttttcggaTTCTGAAGTGATTTCAGATTTgtttgggttttgagatttatgaAATATTATAAAGTGATTTCGGAAATGAATTGGTTTCGGATCTTAATTTGGATTTACGAATTATGATGATTGTCGACGAatcatttttccgaggtgacttccggatttaaatattatatttctattcgtcgatttgagatttttaaaggattttcgaaatgggatttcgatggagtgatatttcttctttatttaccgactttcgattttggcattgggaatgccttattgaTAATCTAGCTATTCTTTTAgtgtgtgggacacgctgttgctttatatgacttttacgagaatttctgggtacggttgggaatcgtacccgtgttttctttattcgtgggacatggggaagccttaaggatttattggattttaatagtttttacccaccatacctgggtcgttatattttattgctagctagcctattagtactcctccctgcttactatgtgtttgtgggtgagtaagagcagagcatgggatgctccagagtgtgggacactccgacccgagcctgggaggctcccttctcgtatggtgataacttcttccccatactttttcgtgacttgactagcggggctagtccgttattttcgtaaccagcggggctggtgtgttttcacgagaatcttggatttgttgataaatctgtttttcttaaatgttgcatgcatcgggtttttaaaaggaataaatgtggaaaagcacaaaacccacttttctttacaattatttatttatttattttgtccactcacgctaacgttttatgtgcttttcccctgggcccttcggtttcaaatgcccagtctgcagagtagctggttcggcatagtaggattcggggcatagcatctgctgccgttgttttcatattgtaggttaatcgttgaacctacttgtattatgaattcttaatcttctttagattgctctgataacctgtgggacaattGTTGTAAAGTTTGGGCGTTGCCCCTGTGTATGTTGAAATGTTCGGTTTTTAGTTgtaaattgtggagttgttggattttggggagcagggtggctccaggatatTATGGATGATTGTTAGAAGTGTGATTGTAATTCTACaggttgggtagtccatttttaggggtgactctgctgaattttcggtagagttattcctaaggtgggccccacagggccacctcggatttcagggtgaaattcggggcgggtcctgtcaacttggtatcagagcattaggttgttaggtcCTGTAGACTTCTTTCCTTCCTACTACTCTATATGCTTAATGGCGcctagtacctcccgagtgatggcccgaccgcggcggatccccatcatatactcttcggtgctaGTGTGTTCATTACGTATATAAAGTAGATAGGTTAATGTCCTAATCCTTAAGCTTTGTTATCCTTCTCTTCTTCAGGTGCTATGCCTCCTAGACGCCGAAACCGCAGGGAGACTACTCCCGCTTCAGGAGATGGGAATGCTCCTGAAGGACTAGCGAACGCCTTGGGGCATATTTTCCAGCAGCTGACTGCAGCGCTTCCTGGTTCCAGAACCGATTTTACCATGGAGCGAGCGAGGAAGCATGGAGCGTATAGTTTCTCCCATGCTCCTAATGCTATGGATGCTCAGAATTGGCTGAACAAGATGGAGAGGGTTTTTACTCAGATTAATTGTCCGGAGGACCGGAAAGTGGGCTTGGCAGTAGACTTTCTCGATGGTGTGGCTTTTGACTGGTGGAATATGACCAGCAGGGATTTAGAGAATGATGGCCCAATCACTTGGGAACAGTTTAAAGAACATTTTACTGGGCGGTATTATGGTACAGCTATTCGTGACAGGATGAAGTATGAATTCTTACATTTAGAGAAAGGGGACAAGACTGTGACGGAGTTTGAGCAGCGGTTCACCCAGCTAGCCCAGTTTGTGCCTGATTTGGTTGGCACTGAGAGAGAGCGGATCTACAGGTTTGTTGATGGATTGGGGGGTGATTATCGTCTGCAGTTGACAGGAGTGCCATTCAATACTTACTCTGAGGTAGTTAATGCTGCTCTGCGACTTGAGACCATGTATTTGTCCGGTGTTCGACCTCGAGATGCGGGTGGCCCTAGCCAGGGTCCATCCAAGAGAGCTGCTTCTACTTCTGGTTCAGGATCTTCTGGAGGTGGTAGACGTGTTAGCTCGGATTCAGTCACCCTATCTGATTTTGGAGGACTTAATATGGGAGGTGGACAGTCTGAGTGGCAGTTCAGTGACGGCACTAGTCAGTATGGTGGTACCTCAGAGGGATTCCATACTTGGAGGGATCGTCCCCAGCGTTGGACGAGGGATGTGACGTGCTATCAGTGTGGACAGCAGGGTCATTATAGGAGGGATTGCCCTACATTGACTCATGGCGTTACTCCAGACGTCGGTCAAGGTTCTAGTCACGCATCAGGAGGTTCATCTAGCGGCACTCCCACTAGTTCTGTCAGGGGCGGCACTCAACGAGGTAGTGGTCGTCGTGGACGTCCTACGACTCAGACGAGACTTCATGCTATGTTTCAGCGAGAGGATCACGTTCCTCCATATACTCCTGACGGTACGATATTCTTTCCCTTGTattattttcttatattgtttcACCGGGGAACGCGTAACCAATAGAGTTGGTTTAGTTAAGCGTTTCATTGTTCGTGtgaatttcgaggacgaaattttataaggaggggagattgttacgtcccgaacccaaattcacccgtttactggtcatttggacggtaaacgacaactactttcactttgactgtcgtttcagcacttttagtggccctcaaagttgactttttgttcgggtcagaatttgagaaaaatttcttcacgaaagttatagaggacgttaaaccgagcgcatGCATATGTGATACGtagaaatcggagttcgtatgcgaaagttatgagcgaattaaggaagttactgttcatggtaagtagtatatatatttgaaaaagTTACTATGGCCGgtaagtttttttctttctctttctctttccttcCTCCCGCGTTTTCTCCCTCTCCTCGGCGctctctgcaactccggccaTCTCCCTCTTCCGGCCACCTGGGAGCGAACAACCGACACCGGTCGACTCCTCTACTCGTACCCAACCCCCCACGGCGGTAACTCACGGCGGCTTGGCCGGAAAATGACGCATCGGGTCCTTGAAGTTTAACTGTAGCAGTTTGGAATTTCCGTCGATTTCCGACGATgccggccgtctccggccaccaaactggCGTCGAAGGTTGGGTTTTTGCcgtccaataattataaagccaaatatttcaaattgtttaatcctatgatcaaatactcccaacgcccaaaatttcaaaaagaagTACAACATAattgggttatacgggttcacttcgtgttggcgggttgacccgtggccgaaccatttattaaatgggtcatggcgggttgacccacggctgacccgctttttaatcgtgcgggtacAACCCATTTTATTTTGTgtgggtttcgagtcgtgttatcgggtcgtgtcggaattgacagccctagtatttagcccattttttaaattttgctCCAACAATTTTACTTAAAATTTAGCCATATTTGAATAATATTTATTTCTGATTGGTTAATAAAGAACAAACTATTAAATGACTTCATTTTTTTCTAAATTAATTTTCATTGAAAGTTTTAACTAGTATACTCGTTTAGAGTGTCATCCCTTATAATTTTGGGAGAAATACCAAACCAATTTTTTCTATCAGTAGTACAAAAAACTTGCTAAaagcccagtaccatttggtctagcagcatagtctccccttcgtaagtgggaggttgtgagtttgaCTCACGAAATGTTATTtacctgatcaaaaaaaaaaaaaaaaacttggttgCTAAAATGAGCTACCTTATTGGCCTCACGTGGAGCATACACAACTCTATAATCAAGGTGTATATAACCATAGTTTTTACATCTTTTGAAATGAAGGTCATCTAAAAATCTCTTAAGGCATCCCATGGTAGGTAATTTTTAACGGGATGGCCATAGAATCTTGTCATCCCATTATAATATCTTGAGTCATCCCACTTTCTCTTCATGATCTAAAATCTCATTAAAATCTCCAATGGTATGtttgaatgaaggaaaaaaagaggaaatttaaatgaaaatgagGAATTCATAATTCCTACACATGAATTCGTTTGACATTCTAAATTTAGAAATTATAAATTTCTCTATGGAAAAAAAATGTAGGAATTGATTGTCTGAATTCATTATTTCAATATCTATCAAAAGAGGTGTCATTTCGAATTTCCTGCAGAAGTTTCTtcttagggtccttgacccaaagcacaaaTTTGGGCCAAGCCTTTCCTACTTAACCCAGCAATAGTTTTTAATTCCCAGGTACCTAATTCAATGGTAAAATGACAGTTTTACCCTAAATCTAATCAAAaagggtgtttctaaatgtacccagcagaTTTCTTAGTACACCCAGCaaatttatttaattataaatatatctAATTAAACCACCTAAATTCCCATATTAACCTTATCTAGGTGGTTTAATTAGATATATTTATACCCAGCAATTTAATTTTTGTCCTCCATCTCTCTCACCAACCATGGCCAAAGCCTCGTGTATCCAATGGAAAATTCTTCGTCAAGCCCTTCTTCGCAAACCAACCGGTCACTTCCTCaatcctctctcttcctctttaaTCAAACTGAGCTTGAAATTTATGTATTTGAATTCTATGTGCTGGAGCAGATAAGCAATCTGCAATTGGGGTTAAGTGAATCACGAGGAAGACGCTGCGAAGTTTTCGTCGCTTAGTTTCTTTGCTGGGTACACAATAAGGGTAGTTTGGGAAATTAGGTGATTTAATTAGatatatttaaaataaataaatttgctgGGTGTACTAAGAAAtctgctgggtacatttagcaACACCCATTAAAAAACTAGGTCATGCCACTCTCATCATTGAtctatctctctcctctctctctctgtagaatcaccgttcttcttcttctctctttgtcTCTTTGTGAAGCGGCTATGGAGTGACTGATCCGCTTCAGAATGTTGATCTCGTCGCCAGAGAGTGACACATTGCCTGTCATAACCTTGACGGCGGCTTCGTCGCTGTAGAAGTTTCCTCTGAAAATGGAGAAGTCGTTGATTCTGTTGGATTCACTGAAGAATTGGGTGGTCCTCTGCAGATCTTGGAATTTTTAAGAGGTCAAGGACTCCACTACAATTTTAAGCCCGCTGGAAGAGAATGCGTTGGACCACGATTTCGTGGTGTCATCGGAGGTAATGGTAGTTAGAAGCGAGTAGGGCGTGTAATCATCGGAGCTTTTTAGACCCAAGTTGGGTTTAAGAGATTGGCGGAGCTGACGACAACGTCGTATTGATAAGAAGAGGAAGGCGGAGAGGGCGGTTAGTATGAGGAGACAAGCAACTCCGATGCCGACGCTGATGAAGATCCACTTGTTGTTGGAAGAGCCGCCACTCGACGGCAGAGTCGGTTGAGGGGATAATTATTTGACTCAGTTCTAGATTATCTTTCCAAAATTTTGGATGatcaggatttttttttttttttggtctttttgcATGCACTTGGATTCTTGGAATCATTCTCATAAGTGATCTTTAGAAAGAGCACTAACCTAGCAACTAGCTGCTTTGTCATGGATGAGAAATCCGAAATCTGAgaatttattgattttattgcccccaataaaaggttatgaattgatgtaatctcctcatcttcttcctcaatcaaagttttatttgtctaatttaaGGAGATTAGTTCCCCTTTCCCCTAACaaatttttattgccccccaataaaaaaatataaaaattttacTAGGGGaaataaaggtttattggggggagGGGGAGACAATAAACCTCTCCAGCGACCTATGAGATTTCCGATGACCTTTTTTGGAATCTCCGTCGAGGTTTTCAAAGAAGTCCGGCTGCCGGCGATCGGTGATCGGACTCTGGTGAAGTCAtttatggcttctctctctatgtgacaaagggttgagggcaaaatagtctaaaaaaattaatttggtATTAGGGTAGAACTTATTAGAGTTATAATgggtaagtggaaaaaaaaaatgagtggTGTAAGGGATACTTTTttccctagaattagggtaaattgTCAAAACCCATTCTTCTTATCTCTTTATTAGtttccaaaaaaatatatataccacCCCtaatgtcagtgagatttgaactcaTGACATCCACGGTATTAATTAGGCTAGCTAACCAATAGGTCACGACTCACCAACgtttgttttaaactttttaAATTTATTATACATTTCAAATTCTAAAAATTGCAACTAATGAAATTTTAATTGATGAAGTTTTAGATTTCATCATTTCAAAAATTAtcaataatttaaaattttctcatccaaacgcaatGTGAAtcttttttgtgtgtgtgtgtgtgtgttaaagGATCCATCTATTTATCGGCGTCGCTTACCATCCACCACCTTTCCTCTGGTCTGCCTGTGGTGGTGGACTTCTAATGGGTATTGgatctttttatgtttttggctTTTTGGGTTTTATGGGGTTTTGAGGTTTTGAAGTGAAATAGCCCGAATGGGTAGGATTTGATTCCGGCGATGAAAGATGCTTGATGAAAACAAAGGCGATTAGGCGAGGAGATAGCGGAAACGAAAAAAGAATGATGAAATTGATGAACAGAGCTTTATTGCTAGGTTGAATGGCAGTAGTGTAAAAGAAGGAGAAAGACGGGTAAACACGTCTTTTCCTATACTGGCTCGGCTCGAGCCGGTACTGTTACTAGCCATTACTGTTCATAAACTACAGTGCAGTAATCCTGTTTTAGTATATATAGAATTTGAGATAGAGTAAAATTGtatataatttatttttgtgTTAAAGAGGTAAGTTAATGATTGGTCAATTCTAAAATAATGATATTCGAGGTCGATGAAAGATGATCAAAGTTGAATGATTGGTTTTGATTGATCTGGCCCCTAGATCTCGACGGGTGTTGAAGATATGTATTTAGATAGGAAATATTAATTTGGTttaccaaaattaaattagGATAAGAACTCCAACGTCATCATATATATCTTTATTTTTAGAGATAAAATCATCAAAAAAGTCCTTACGTGTAGTAAAATACATTTGCTTATAATCAGCCGACTTCCCCGCCCAATTtgtattttctctattttttatttttattctttttaaagTACGAGATTGATCACCACTTGTCCTTCTGTGAGCTACTCATTCTTCTTGGTCAGCTAGCGAGAGCTTGGCTATTTCCAAACTTGGAATGGGTGCCATCTGAGTCACTCCTGCCCTTAGTTCTGAGTTCATCTCAAAATATCCACAAGTCCACCTAGTCCCATGACTTCCCATCTAACTTGTTAAGGCCTATAATTCATCATATTGGTTTAGCCACTAACCAAGCTACAAGTCAATAATGCTATTTTTGTTTTAGCACCAATCAACTTTAGTCAATCGGGTTAGGGGGTTAGGGTTAGATGAAAAGAGTCTTAGTAGTATTTGCGTCGAAATGAAAAGAGTTTCGTAATACAAAAGCAAGTCATGTTAATAAGATATCGACTATACGACAAACACGAGTTAAATCTTATAGGTGTGTCGTATATATAAAAGTTTTATATCCATAGTGTGTGAGATTGGAAAATGTAGAACCATGCCTGCACGGCTCCATGGTTTGGTCACATCATAACCAACCCAAATTCTTACAACCACCACCCCATTACCATCAAATCCATGCTATTTTCTATAGAGTTCTTAATTATTTTCAATGCTAGATGGCAATGGCAGATTAATAAAATTAGAGACTTTAAAGTGAAAATCTCAAATTTTTCCATAATATTAtctataataaatatatatattaaatattatATGAAAAAACAAATTGTCGTATCCTTATCTTTTGCTATAAACATAGGATCATAATTTCATcgccttttctttctcttagacCTTAGAGCTAGAGTTGCTGTGCATCTAGAAACAGACCATGCATTCACCATTGTCAACAAAATATGTTTGTATGTCCCAATCTATCTATAATAATATTTTCCCAGCATTCCCAGCACAATCGAGGCATTATCAAAGTCTCTAGTGTCGCTTGTAAAGACGTTGTTCCAACTACCAAGACTTGACAAGGTGAGAACTACAAGCCTTCTTATATGTATGGTTTGATGTCAGAGCCCAACaatatggtaaaaaaaaaaaaaaaaaaaagttgcagAGAATCCCTTAACAGATAAGTTAATTTCTTGAAACAAAAGTCTAAAAAATCATTCATGAAAAGTAAAATTGAACCTGTAATATCAATCTTAAATAACAAAGATTTTCCATGACTAAATAATCTTCAGTTCTACAGTACTGACTAAAACAATACTTCATTAATGACGAATACATAAAATTATCTCGTGAA
Coding sequences within:
- the LOC133711492 gene encoding uncharacterized protein LOC133711492, yielding MPPRRRNRRETTPASGDGNAPEGLANALGHIFQQLTAALPGSRTDFTMERARKHGAYSFSHAPNAMDAQNWLNKMERVFTQINCPEDRKVGLAVDFLDGVAFDWWNMTSRDLENDGPITWEQFKEHFTGRYYGTAIRDRMKYEFLHLEKGDKTVTEFEQRFTQLAQFVPDLVGTERERIYRFVDGLGGDYRLQLTGVPFNTYSEVVNAALRLETMYLSGVRPRDAGGPSQGPSKRAASTSGSGSSGGGRRVSSDSVTLSDFGGLNMGGGQSEWQFSDGTSQYGGTSEGFHTWRDRPQRWTRDVTCYQCGQQGHYRRDCPTLTHGVTPDVGQGSSHASGGSSSGTPTSSVRGGTQRGSGRRGRPTTQTRLHAMFQREDHVPPYTPDGTIFFPLYYFLILFHRGTRNQ